The nucleotide window CATCCTGATTGCCTCGGCCTTTATGGCCGATACCCGCCTGGGCTTGCTCGCATCGGTGGCGGTGCTGGCCCATGAGATACCGCACCACATGGGCGATCTGATGGTGCTGCGCCGGGGCAACAGCAACCGCCGCATGGCCCTGGTCAAGGTGTCCCTGGCCGGTGCCGTGACGGCTCTGGGTGGCCTGGTGGGTTTCTGGCTGGTCGACCAATTGCAGGACTACCTGCCGTACTTTCTGGTGATTGCCTCCAGCAGCTTCATCTATGTGGCGTTGGCCGATCTGATTCCGCAACTGCAAAGGCGCCTCAATGCGAAGGAGACCGTCGTGCAGGTGGGCTGGCTGTTGGCCGGTATTGCGCTGGTCGGTCTGGTGAGCCAGATGCCCCACGGGCATTGAGCGTATTCCGTTCGCCCTGAGCCTGTCGAAGGGTGGGGCGAGCACTAGACGCGCTGGACTTCGACAGGCTCAGTCCGAACGGAGGGTTTTGAGTCGGATTTATCCCTGTGCCACGGGTCGCGCGGGGTCACTGCTCCACTCACTCCAGCTTCCGGCAAACAGGGCCGTACGGCCCAAACCCGCCACTTCCATAGCCAGCAGATTCGGCACGGCACTCACGCCGCTGCCGCACTGGTGCACTACGCTGGCCGGGTCACGCTGGCCCAGCAAGGCTTCAAATTCGGCACGTAGCGTGGCCGCGGGTTTGAACAATCCATCCGCACCGATATTCGCCGTGAACGGACGGTTCAGCGCACCGGGGATATGGCCCGCCACCGGGTCGATGGGCTCTATCTCTCCGCGGTAGCGGGGGGCGCCGCGCGCATCCAGTACCTGTTGGTCCGCGTGTCCCAGGCGGCGCACCACGGTGCCCACATCGACCAGCGTGGCCAGGGGGGCCTTCAGCGCGAATGGGGTAGCGGGGCGGGCGGCTTCGGTGGCGGCAGTGACTGCATTGCCCGCTGCCTGCCAGGCCTGCAGCCCGCCATCCAGCACGGCCACGGCTTCATGGCCCGCCCATTTGAGCATCCACCACAAGCGGCCGGCGTAGTTCACGCCCTGGCGGTCGTACACCACCGCTTGCATGCCGTTGGCAAAACCCACGCTGCCCAGCCAGGCAGCAAAGGTCTCGCGGGAGGGCAGCGGGTGGCGCCCACCGGAGGCGGCTGTCGGGTCACCTTTGGCGCTCAGCGCCGTATCCAGGTGGGCGTACACCGCGCTGGGGATATGGGCCTCTGCATATTGGGCTGGACCTTGGGTTGCGTTCATCAGATCGAAGCTGCAG belongs to Rhodoferax saidenbachensis and includes:
- a CDS encoding sulfurtransferase, which translates into the protein MTYTTLISVAQLQALQTSGAPLMVFDCSFDLMNATQGPAQYAEAHIPSAVYAHLDTALSAKGDPTAASGGRHPLPSRETFAAWLGSVGFANGMQAVVYDRQGVNYAGRLWWMLKWAGHEAVAVLDGGLQAWQAAGNAVTAATEAARPATPFALKAPLATLVDVGTVVRRLGHADQQVLDARGAPRYRGEIEPIDPVAGHIPGALNRPFTANIGADGLFKPAATLRAEFEALLGQRDPASVVHQCGSGVSAVPNLLAMEVAGLGRTALFAGSWSEWSSDPARPVAQG